GGCTACAGATCTGGCACCTCCAAAGGAAGCATATAAAATAACCAATGATACCCACACTATCGTTGCCTGATTTGACCAGGTATGTAGGCTGGGCATTAATTTTTGGGTAATGTTTAAAGCGACCTTAATTTGAGCAGCTAAAATAGCAGTAGCCATCATAATGCCCAGTACTGCTGTAACTATGCGTATGACCGGACCATACAATTCCCCCATAGATTCCGCTATGGAAAGGTGCCCTATAAATTCCTTCATTCTTGAAATTACAAATCTGGAAGCTAGATAAAGATTGAATACACTGTTTAAGTCTAGCAGTAGCGCATAAATGCCTTGTCGGTAATAGGCATCTAATCGTGTATGCAAAATGCCACCATCATAGATGGTGGCTATCATAGAGAGGGTAAGCACTAGGGTAGGCATCTTTCTATTCCCAACTGCATAATCTTGGAAAGTTTTGATGCCCCTGCCATAGTATAGGCCAATGATAAGCGTGATAAGTAAGAATATACCTATAATTAAAAAGTCCATTGATGTCATAACGGTAACTACATTACATGTTTTTTGCTGATAAGTCTTTCAGCTATAATGTAAGAAAAATAGGTACGTTTATGCAAATAATAAGGTCCTATATGGACATATATGATCAAATATTGATTATAATGCCTATACAATAGATAAGGGATCTGTTTGCCTATACCATTCCTTAGTCTTCCTATTTGTATAGCATGGGGGTAAGCTAAAAATGGAGCAGGGAGTTTTTAAGAAGCTATCTATTTATTCCGTTAATTTTCAGTATTATAGAAAAAAATTGATGGAAGTATAATATAAGTTCCATGGGGTAATTGGCGAAAGGAGGCAAAGTAATTTTTTACCTTACTTGTTGGGAAGGGGAAAGTACCTTATAGGGTTATTCCCCATAAGGTACAAAGAGATCTATACGCTAAATGATAAGCTATGGTTATAGATCGGCCGTGGCATGAGAAGTACCAAGATTATGCTCTATTACTTCAAGGCTCTTTTTAGCAAGGTAGTAGTTAATTTTAGCTATTTCCACAATGGCTTTACCGATTATAGGAGCGGTTATTTTGGTTGCTTTCCAAATGCCTTCACCGATTATAGGAACGGTTGTCTTGGTTACTTTCCATAATCCTTGGCCTACTATGGGAGCAGTAACCTTAGCCTGATTCCACAAACCTTGAGCTATATAAACGCTGGCTTCTTTACCTTTATTTATAGCATAGTATGCTAGTTTTGCTGCAATTCCATAAGCTTCCATTCCACTTGATTGAGCAAGCGTAACGCCGTTATGGTAAGCAAAAGCTAACTGACTAGTAAGGCAGTTCTCTTGAGCTACTATTTCCTCTATACCCTGCGTAAAAATAATAGATAAATTGCGTACGTGGCAGATAATTTTGAATAAGTTTGTGAGATGGTTTTTTATGTGCAAGTGAATTTGCATGGAGTTGTCGTCCATAGGCTCACACATTCTATCTGCTATTGTATACATACGGTTTATTACCTTCTCCTCAATCTCATTTATAATAGCTACATAGCGTTTCACCTCTTCAAATCTTTCCTTTTTTATACGTGTAATAGCTGACTTTTCTGTATGTTCTATAGTACGTACATCATTCCTTAAATTAAGTATATTAATAGTGTTACAGTCTTCATTTTCTATTTCCTGAAGATATAGAAGTGTATCTTGTGGTTGGTTTCCTATCTCTGCAATGCCTACTGCCAATAGTGCTGCAAACTTATGTACCTCTTTGGAATCCCCTATGGTTTCATGAAGCATTTCGAACAACTTTTTGGTATAATTCTTTTCTAATAAGGCTAAGGTAACGCTCATCTTATCTAAATCTTTCTTAGACAATTTTTGAAATTGCGCTACTTGTACGCACAGCTCCTTTATATTTGCGATTGTGCCTTGTGCCTTATCTTCTGCTTTTCTTATGATGATATTTTTTGCTCGACTCCTGATTCTTTCTGCTTCTATTCTAGATATGGGGTCATGTGGCGTCCTTCTACTACTTTGACATTCCAAATCATTTATGCTTTTGCTGCACCCAACTAAAGCTACCGAGGCTAAACAAAATGAAATTTCCTTCCAAATTTTACTTAAGTGGCTTCTATTTTTGCTTTTATTGCTATACATACTGTTTATTCATTTTAATACGCTGCCTTCTATTGTTATAGGAAGTTCATTAATTATTGATTTTCTATATAAAAATGTACCCTTAAATATAATAAATCTAATTATATAAATCTAATTATAGTAGTTAAATGTACAGTATCGCTTGATCAGAACCAAATTTACGTTTTTTTATACAAAAAACAAATTATATTATTGCGTGCCCTCATTATTAATATTAACTAGCTTAAGGTCCTTTTTTAATTTATTAAGTTTCCAAGCCAAAACTTAGATCCTTCTTTTTTGCTGATCCATAAACCTAAAATATTCTTTCTACCTGATACATCTATACCTAAAGCATTGTATACCAATTGGTTAATAATGCGCTTATCTTGCCTGACTTTTACTGCAAGGCAATCAAAATACACTATAGCATATACTGATTTAAGCGGATAGCTTTGTTATAAAAACATGTCATCCATCGCATTATCTGTATTACTCATAGTGGCACCTTACAATGCTGCTAATTGCAGCTTACTATCAGATAAGCGCATGTTTTTGGCATAGAAAGATAGAATTTTTTCTAATCCAGGCACTTTATGCTTCTTTTCTGCTTAGGAACGATGATAGGGGGTCCAATGTCCCCGATCTATCCCTTAGAACATCCAGGGATATTTCCCATGATCTATAGTTAAACGCTTGTTATAGCTCCCATTTCTGGAATTATCAGACTGTTTCCTATTATATTTATTATGGCCTAAATGATTTTTTCCATCTCTACTTCTAGGGATTGTTCTACTATGTTTCTGGTTAAAACCTTTAATAGACCATTTTGAGCAAAGAAAGTTAGTCAATAAATCTGCTCCGCTTTGAAGTTTTGGATTAAGAAAATCTTTTTCGTTTGAATGCTGCATAGAATGCATAGAGATATATAATATGTAAGGATATAACAAAAAAATATTATTACATAATCTTTTCAAGACAACATTGTCTACAACTACATTCGTTGTTTAGGTTAATAGTTATTTTTTTCTTCTTACATTCTAAAATTATAGGAAAACGTATTTACACACTGCCAACACGCCCTCTTAGTAGATAAAGAAAAAGGTTCTATTTGTATAAAGGCTTTGGTATGGTATAGCGATGCTAAGTTACCCCTTTACACTACCTTTCATATCATTTTGATGCACTCTTCCTACTTCAGGCATAAGGTTAACATATGTTTCTTATGTTTCCTATAGCTGTTCCATTATTATAATAGCATTATTATTTGTGTACTATCTAAATAATGATTATGTATCAAAGTTCTACAAACAATTTTAATACATAAATACAAAGTACTTGGTTTTATAGCTTTGTATACTTATACTTACCCATGGTTGTATAGAGCTTCTGTATATTATAACAGATTGTATCTGAATAATTACGAACAATTCATTAATAACTTATCACAATGACACTATTCAATAATTTACCCCTTGTAATGGTAGTGACCTTCTTGTTATTGACATTAGCCGTGGGATTTTATTTTAGTAGAAAAACAACCACCTTCCGAGAATATGCGGTAGGGAATAAACAGTTTGCTACAGCTACGTTAGTAGCTACAATGTTGGCTACTAATTTTGGTGGAGGAGGGTTGGTGCGTGAGATAGAAAAAAATCCATGATATCGGACTTTATTGGATAATATTTCTAATTTTCGATAGCAGTTTTTGCGTTTGGATTATTAGTCGATTAGCAGTACGTATAAGACCATTTATGAAACACCTCTCTATGGCAGAGACCATAGGGCATGTATATGGTAAGTATCCAAGGATTATTACTGCTATATCCAGTATTTGTCGATCCATTATTAGTCTTTCTATCCAAATTGTTGTAATATCTAAAACAATTAGTATCTGTGTAGGACCAGTTGACTCCGGAGAAATTACAATCCTCGCTACCTTAATTCTTATTACTTATTCTGCTTTTGGGGGTATTCGTTCGGTTACTTTTACAGATGTACTGCAGTTTTTAACTTTTTCCATGATTATTCCTCTTTTAGCTTGGTTTCTTTTTATAAAAATAGGGATCCCAATCTCAGAAGTTATTTCTTTTTTACAAAGACAGGAAAAATTCCAGCTTAGAACTGTATTGCATTTTGATACTAAGCTAGCAGCTATGGTTTCACTGGTTTTATCTGGTATAGTGTATTATATAAAACCTACAACTATCCAGAGATTGTATATGGCTTCGGACCCACTTCAGGCCCAAAAAGTTTTCTCATATGGTAGTATTTTTAGTGTTCTTATAGAGGGTTGTATTATTCTAGTAGGTCTGTTTATTTTTGTTGAAACACCTGATTTACCAAAAGAAAAGATTTGGCCCTATATAATGCACAATATCCCCTCTACTTTTAAAGGTTTTTTTTCCATTAGTTTGCTAGCTATGTCTATGTCTACAGCTGATTCGTACTTAAATTCTTGTGCCATTATGGTTAGTCATGATATTGTGGGAAGTGTCCAAGGGATAAAAAAAACTTCCTATATCTATCAAATACGGATAGCTAGGCTGACTACTATAGTAATTGGCCTGTGTGCTATGTGTGTAGCTTTTTGGTGCAGGGATTTATTGAAATTAATGTTTCTAGCTATTGACTTTTCAATACCCGTAGTAACTGCTCCTTTTATATTATCGGTTTTTGGTTTTCGAGGTACTTCTCGTACAGCGTTAATTGGTATGGCTACAGGTACACTAGCCATTTTAGTTTGGAGCAAATGGGTTGAACCACTTGATCCAAGTATAGGTATAGATGGTGCTTTTCCTTCCATGCTAGCCAACGGATTAGCCATGTTAGCCGCCCACTACCTATTGCCGCAACCAGCAGGAACCGGCTGGGTACCTCCTGATAAAACGTACCAACAATGGCAACAAGAAAAGGAAAGAATCAAAAGGCGTAATAAACAAGAACGTGCCATTTTTTTTACAAAAGAAAACTTAGCCAAGCTGAAACCCAAGGCCATTACAACTGTATTTGTAGGGGTTTATCTTATTATAACTAGCTTAGTTAGCAGCTGTTATTACAACGGGCAAACAAAGGCAGTATGGGTATCTATTCCCTTTTGTATGCTAGGGGTTGCTTA
Above is a window of Candidatus Cardinium hertigii DNA encoding:
- a CDS encoding sodium:solute symporter family protein produces the protein MFDSSFCVWIISRLAVRIRPFMKHLSMAETIGHVYGKYPRIITAISSICRSIISLSIQIVVISKTISICVGPVDSGEITILATLILITYSAFGGIRSVTFTDVLQFLTFSMIIPLLAWFLFIKIGIPISEVISFLQRQEKFQLRTVLHFDTKLAAMVSLVLSGIVYYIKPTTIQRLYMASDPLQAQKVFSYGSIFSVLIEGCIILVGLFIFVETPDLPKEKIWPYIMHNIPSTFKGFFSISLLAMSMSTADSYLNSCAIMVSHDIVGSVQGIKKTSYIYQIRIARLTTIVIGLCAMCVAFWCRDLLKLMFLAIDFSIPVVTAPFILSVFGFRGTSRTALIGMATGTLAILVWSKWVEPLDPSIGIDGAFPSMLANGLAMLAAHYLLPQPAGTGWVPPDKTYQQWQQEKERIKRRNKQERAIFFTKENLAKLKPKAITTVFVGVYLIITSLVSSCYYNGQTKAVWVSIPFCMLGVAYIGYVAFFANKIPDWAIGF